The Arachis ipaensis cultivar K30076 chromosome B07, Araip1.1, whole genome shotgun sequence genome includes a window with the following:
- the LOC107610133 gene encoding S-type anion channel SLAH1 (The sequence of the model RefSeq protein was modified relative to this genomic sequence to represent the inferred CDS: added 11 bases not found in genome assembly), with translation MLCGTTQQNPSTNMRTIAKSSLLMSLNSLLTKFHAGYFRISLSLGGQALLWKTLSSVPTTDDKSNALRRVFHALHPTVFPILWSLALFILILLSLLYILRCLFFFKMVKAEFLHHVGVNYLFAPWISWLLLLESSPFMAPKTVPYLVLWWLFAVPVVMLDVKIYGQWFTKGKRFLSTVANPTSQMSVIGNLVGAQAAAHMGWKESAVCLFSLGMVHYLVLFVTLYQRLSGGDRLPVLLRPVFFLFFAAPGVASLAWESIVGSFDIASKMLFFLSLFLFTSLICRPTLFRRSMRRFNVAWWAYSFPVTMLALASTDYAQEVKGTISHILMLCLLALSFLICLSLTLFTFLNSKMLLPDNDPIANLVIQFPVAD, from the exons CACAACCCAACAAAACCCAAGTACCAATATGAGAACAATCGCAAAGAGCTCATTATTAATGTCCCTGAATTCCTTGCTAACAAAATTTCATGCAGGTTATTTCAGGATAAGCCTCTCACTTGGCGGCCAAGCCTTGCTATGGAAGACACTCAGCTCCGTGCCAACCACCGACGACAAGAGCAATGCTCTGCGGCGCGTCTTTCATGCGCTGCACCCCACCGTTTTCCCCATACTCTGGTCTCTGGCTCTCTTTATTCTCATATTACTCTCTCTTCTTTACATCTTAAGGTGCTTGTTTTTCTTTAAGATGGTAAAGGCCGAGTTCTTGCACCATGTAGGGGTTAATTATCTCTTCGCACCATGGATCTCGTGGCTCTTGCTTCTTGAATCCTCACCCTTCATGGCACCCAAAACCGTCCCTTACCTGGTGCTGTGGTGGTTGTTTGCCGTCCCTGTGGTGATGCTTGACGTGAAGATCTACGGGCAGTGGTTCACAAAAGGGAAGAGGTTCTTGTCGACGGTGGCAAATCCGACAAGCCAGATGTCGGTGATAGGGAACCTGGTGGGGGCACAGGCGGCGGCGCACATGGGTTGGAAGGAGAGCGCGGTGTGTTTGTTCTCGTTGGGGATGGTGCATTACTTGGTGTTGTTTGTGACGCTCTATCAGAGGCTCTCCGGCGGGGATCGCCTGCCTGTGTTGTTGAGGCCtgttttcttcttgttttttgCGGCTCCGGGGGTTGCTAGCTTGGCTTGGGAATCCATTGTTGGATCCTTTGATATTGCTTCCAAGATGCTCTTCTTTCTATCCCTCTTTCTCTTCACCTCACTG ATTTGCAGGCCAACACTGTTCAGGAGATCGATGAGGAGGTTCAATGTTGCATGGTGGGCTTACTCGTTTCCGGTTACAATGCTTGCTCTGGCTTCCACGGACTATGCTCAAGAAGTCAAAGGAACCATTTCTCACATTCTCATGCTCTGTCTCTTAGCTCTTTCCTTTCTCATCTGTCTTTCTCTAACTCTCTTCACTTTCCTCAACTCTAAGATGCTTCTGCCTGATAATGATCCCATTGCAAACTTGGTCATTCAATTTCCAGTAGCAGACTAG
- the LOC110265118 gene encoding uncharacterized protein LOC110265118 — MDKSWIAKPRNADEYIVGLENFLDFAFQHGAIENNKIICPCPSCGFRIWHTRKDVRDHLLYKPFPKNYVVWNFHGEKEVTKFSTSAHVMRETLATEHPLDNMVNDAFGIHMDQESGEDLGTEDFVNDEPRENHRDFDEFLKEGNQKLQEGSDFTKLEFIVKLYHIKVLRGLSDKAITMVLELVRDAFSCVNLPTTFSQAKKLIQKLSLDYVKIDACPNDCMLFEDEDPNNIQQTCSLCGASRWNSKKKKKKKQAAKVLRYFPLKPRLQRLFMCRKTTEHMLWHAIAKGENEKMVHPRDGEAWKTFDLTHREFGLQPRNVRLGLASDDFNPYRSMSSTHSICPVFLIPYNLPPWMCMKHTSFILSMVIPGKHSPENNIDIYLKPLVRELKELWDEGMEIYDASEHKMFKIHAALIWTVSDFPSLSMLFG; from the coding sequence ATGGATAAATCTTGGATTGCTAAGCCACGAAATGCAGATGAATATATAGTTGGTCTAGAAAACTTCTTGGATTTTGCATTtcaacatggagcaattgagaaTAATAAGATAATATGTCCGTGTCCAAGTTGTGGGTTTCGCATATGGCATACTCGAAAAGATGTTAGAGATCATTTACTTTACAAACCATTCCCTAAGAATTATGTTGTATGGAACTTTCATGGCGAGAAAGAAGTAACCAAATTCTCAACAAGTGCACATGTCATGCGCGAGACATTGGCAACTGAACATCCCCTAGATAACATGGTAAATGATGCTTTCGGGATACATATGGATCAGGAGAGCGGTGAAGATTTAGGCACGGAAGATTTTGTAAACGATGAGCCAAGAGAAAATCATAGAGACTTTGATGAGTTTCTCAAGGAAGGCAATCAAAAGCTACAGGAAGGAAGCGACTTCACAAAGCTAGAATTCATAGTGAAATTGTATCATATTAAAGTCTTGCGTGGACTAAGTGACAAGGCCATTACCATGGTACTTGAGTTGGTGAGGGATGCTTTTAGTTGTGTGAATTTGCCTACGACTTTTAGTCAGGcaaagaaactaattcaaaaacTAAGTCTTGACTATGTTAAGATAGATGCTTGCCCCAATGATTGTATGTTGTTCGAGGATGAAGACCCAAACAACATCCAACAAACATGCAGTCTTTGTGGTGCTTCTAGGTGGAAttctaagaagaagaagaagaaaaagcaagctgCCAAGGTTTTGAGATACTTTCCGTTGAAACCAAGGTTGCAAAGATTGTTCATGTGTCGTAAAACTACAGAGCATATGTTATGGCATGCAATAGCGAAGGGAGAAAATGAAAAAATGGTGCATCCAAGGGATGGTGAGGCGTGGAAGACTTTTGATTTGACACACAGAGAGTTTGGATTGCAACCTAGAAATGTTCGCTTAGGACTTGCTAGTGATGATTTCAATCCTTATAGATCAATGAGTTCTACTCATAGCATTTGTCCTGTGTTTCTGATTCCATATAATCTTCCTCCTTGGATGTGTATGAAACACACTTCCTTTATCCTGTCAATGGTTATACCTGGCAAGCATAGCCCCGAAAATAATATAGACATATATCTTAAACCACTTGTCAGAGAGTTAAAAGAATTATGGGATGAGGGTATGGAAATTTATGATGCATCAGAACATAAAATGTTTAAGATTCATGCAGCTCTTATATGGACAGTTAGTGATTTTCCTAGCCTAAGCATGCTTTTCGGATGA